The Brachyspira aalborgi genome has a segment encoding these proteins:
- a CDS encoding gamma-glutamyl-gamma-aminobutyrate hydrolase family protein yields MNIIGISGNILEENSIAKVFVNRTYIDSVVRANGIPFIIPICEDENIIKKMIEKVDGIIMTGGVDIHPFRFNEEPNPKIGAISKERDDFDFLIMKHAFEMKKPIFGICRGIQLINVFFGGTLIQDINSQKNTNVLHSQTAAIDVATHKIKIKKDSIIYNIFGKTAEVNSFHHQAIDKLSKDFKITSTANDGIIESIEYKKKDAFIFGVQWHPECMTAKDIKMQNIFSMFVDICK; encoded by the coding sequence ATGAATATTATAGGAATATCGGGAAATATTTTAGAAGAAAATTCTATAGCAAAGGTTTTTGTAAATCGAACTTATATAGATTCTGTAGTTAGAGCTAACGGAATTCCTTTTATAATTCCTATATGCGAAGACGAAAATATAATAAAAAAAATGATTGAAAAAGTTGACGGAATTATAATGACGGGAGGAGTCGATATTCATCCTTTTAGATTCAACGAAGAACCTAATCCAAAAATTGGAGCAATATCAAAAGAAAGAGACGATTTCGATTTTTTAATTATGAAACATGCTTTTGAAATGAAAAAACCAATATTTGGAATTTGTAGAGGAATACAACTTATAAATGTTTTTTTTGGCGGAACTTTAATACAAGATATTAACTCTCAAAAAAATACGAATGTTTTACATTCTCAAACTGCGGCAATAGATGTGGCGACTCATAAAATTAAAATAAAAAAAGATTCTATAATCTACAATATTTTTGGAAAAACTGCCGAAGTAAATAGCTTTCATCATCAGGCTATTGATAAACTTTCTAAAGATTTTAAAATCACATCTACGGCTAATGACGGAATAATAGAATCTATAGAATATAAGAAAAAAGACGCTTTTATATTTGGCGTTCAATGGCATCCCGAATGTATGACTGCTAAAGATATAAAAATGCAAAATATATTTTCTATGTTTGTAGATATTTGTAAATAA